The Silene latifolia isolate original U9 population chromosome X, ASM4854445v1, whole genome shotgun sequence genome contains the following window.
TAGGTTGACCGGAACCCAATATGACCCGCTCCAACTTCAcccaacccaaactcaacccgactaaCCCCGAATGCCACCTCTAGAAATAACATTGTCCCCTAAAAGAGGCCCAAATGAGAAAGGCGGGAGCGGGAGGTAAAAGGCGTTGCGAATTGGCGCCAACTTGTTTCCCTCCATTAATCCCACTACTACTCTCACACAGTCACACTTCTCCATCTCCACCTACAATGGCGACTCTCCCCTTCCGTCCTCCTCAATTCTCCGACGTAATTTTCTTAATTTCACTTTAATTACTACGCAATccaatttcccccaatttttgatgCTTAATTTCATGATTTTAAATGCAATTTTGATTATGATTAATGTACAATTGACCTAATTTAACTGCATGATTATTGATAGGATGCAGCATGGCTTCCTCCTTGGCTTCAACCTAATCATTCTCAATCCTCAATGACACCGTTTCTCCGCGACGACGATAATTTCCCCAATTCTCTTCAGGTTTTCCCCAATTTCGACGTCCTGAGCATATTTTTTTGCTATTTATTTTGTTTTCGTTTGATTATGTAATTGGCTGTGATCTTTGTTGTTTAGTTAAAGAGCCTTTAAATTATTTATACTGTATGATTGAAGCAGTTCACAAATTACTTACTAAACCCTAGTTCTGCTAATTTGTCTCTATGGATCGATTTTTGCTTCATTTGCGAATTAGACGTGGTTTCCTAGGGCTAATGTCACACTAACATGACTAACTCTATATTTTGACATTGATTTTCGCTCTAGGGCCGTCTCATTTCGTTCTTTTAATCTTAAACTTGAAAGATAGTACTATTATGTGCAACAAGTTCAGCCTTTCGCGCTAGGGTGCCTATCCTTTATTTGATCGGAGAAGGGTTGGAAATAGGGGTGATCATTAATCATTTCACACTAGTGTGATATCTCTAAACACGATCACTAAGTAAACCCCCATAGAAATGAACCAGGAACATTAGAAATAAACTAGGAACTGGTATATGATGAGCAGGGTTTAAATATATAACTCGGAAACTCCTTATTGATGAAACTTAACTAAGTGGTCAGTGATTCAGTCGCTGTGATCATCCTTTGTTCAAAAAGGAAACGAATATATACGGCAAAAAGTAAAATAAGTGGTATTCAGTGACAGTTTTACTCGATAGAATGCCTTCAATCGAAAATTATGTTTAGATCGGCACAGGTGATTAAATGGCGGTATTTGTGCTTTATGTAAAGAACTGGGGAAAGAAAAAATGTTACTCAAGATTCAGCATATTATTATTTTAGTTATTGAAACAATAATGATGTGCACCTCAAAAATGGCTGATGTTGCTTGTATTTCCTGATCCAAATTCTTGTTTATCTGTATCTGCAATTTGTAGAATGTCGATATACCTAAAGGCGACAACAACCTTGCTAAAGATTCAAATCTTCTCTTAAGTGGAGGAAGCATACACAAGCCGTACAATGTTTGCCGTTTGTACTTATCTGGTGAAGATAGCTCACCAATTACCCTCACACCTTGTGAAAAGGTATGTGTTTGTGGTTTTCATTGAGACCTTTTTTCTTATTCAGGAGATGCTGAGGTAGTAGATAAAGTTCATTGAGAGTTTGAGACCTTGTGAAAAGGTATCTGGTGAAGATATCTCACCAATTACTCTTACTTATTGGTAGGATTACTGTATGATTGTTGTAATTCCATCTTTCTAATAGCATTGTATTCTTTTTAAACTTGCACTATCAGAGTCGTTTTTTATCGTTTTATTCATTGTATGCATCACTTACTCGTTGCACTACCAGTCTTGTTGTTAGTCATATCTCCTGTTATCAAATTCTTTTGTTTTCTCCTGGCAATATGGAAGCTAAAGTTCATGGATGAGTTTGACTAGTGAATTCACGAGTCAACAAAATCATTTGACTTGAGAAGTCACCGAAAACTCCCTATTTGTTAAAATAGGATTGTGTCTTGCATGTCTTATTGCATCCCAGACAACTAGAAtagacaattttgaatttcaagcATACTACCTAGATTTCTAGGGGTTAATGTGTTATTTTCAGACTGATTTTTGTATCTAATTTTTAGCTGGTTTGCTACCATCCACTCTCCAGCTTTCCATAAAATCGACATTGAGAGGAAAACATCTGAGACTGTTTGATATGTATCGTAGTGTATCTAGAAGACAGAACATAGTGATTTACTCCATAAATTTTTCTTGCTATTAACTAGACTGTTCTTCTGTTCTTGCTTTCTGGTTTGCAGGTGTTGCATTTTAACTTGTATCTTTCAACAGATGGGACGTCCTCCATTAATGATACATCTCAAAATGACTATCAAATCTGCTGACGACAAAGCTTTACATCCTACTGAAGTGCTACATAGCCCAAGAAAAAATAACCCGTGCAATATGGACAATGATAATTCTGTCATCAAGCTTTCTCCTCTACCTGAGAAAAATTGTTCTGGCAAAGTTTGCAAGAAAACTTCATGCAAAAGTAGGAACTCTAAACCTGATAATTCAGAGATATACAATGCAAAGGGCGCTGAATGTGATGACGTCATTGATGCTGTTGAACTCTCTGTTGCAGCATCTGAAGCATTGGTCATACATGAAATAATACAAACTGAGTCAGTTCTAGAAGCTATGCCCTCTGCAGCTATACTTGAAGTTGCTCTTCGAGTAAAACAAGCACGAGTTGATGGATTGCAAGATTCCTCATATTGCTTAAAGGATGCCGATAACTTTTCTGAAACTCTTTCAGACTTGAGTGATTCTTACTTGGAAGATGTGTATAACGATGTTGGTTTTTCGATTAGCCGTTTGGGACAATATTTCTTCCATGGATCCATCTGTTTCCTGAGTGAAGGATACTCCTATGACACATATTCACTATGGAGAACTTGTGGAGAACTTAGGTACAGATAAATCGAAGGACTTGCCCAATGTAACTTTCAATATGGAGAGGGAGAAGTTCAAAGTGAATGGAATCAAGATATGGAATATTTGAAGGATAGGTTTCTTGCGAGACCTATGGAGAACTTAGGTACAGATAAATCGAAGGACTTGCCCAATGTAACTttcaatatggagaagcatgagaAGTTATCCAGAAATTCAACTTTTGACTCGATACCTGAAATTCCCTGTCATCCGGAGCTTGAAACTTTGGATACTATACAGGTGAATCAGGTAACTGAGAACATGAGTTTTTCATCTACATTTTTATATGGGCTATGCTCCATTCTAGGTCGTTTCCTACAAGGATTCTTCATTTCactaagaaccattgttttgcaTAAACTAGATAATTTGGCTTGTATACATCGAGAACTTGAGATAATGCAATTTTTAAGAATGCCGTCTTCACACTTACACTAGAGAACTGAAAATCGTGAGTGGCATGCAGGGAGAAAATGACGACAGGATAGATGATGACTATTTAGCATATCAAAATTTGACATCTCTCTTCAGTTGCTGCATTCTGGGAAGACAGGTAAAGATTCTGGTCATTGCATGAGAACCTTGCCTTGTTATGATTTCATAGTCTATTCAGTTTCTATGCTGGCTCTAATGAAAGATGTTTAATGCCTAATTCTCTTTTCGATTTTCTGTTCACAGATATGAAGAAAGAGGATGGTGGATCATCATGTCGATACCAGAGCCGATGGTTAGGGGGGTGGGGAGCATAGGTATGCACACCTGCTGCGTTCATTTGAGTAAAATATTCTGCACCTTTTAAATGGTCTTTCGGTCCCAAAACATGATCATTTTCAAGTTTATATTTTGATAATGTCGCGAAATATTAATAATTAGAGGTTCTCTAGAACCAGCCATGGAGTTTCTGCAGCACTGAGGCCTTAGCACCCCCACTCTCATCAGACCTACTTCTCCTTTTTTGTGGGATCTTTACTATCAATTGCCACAATTGTTAATGATATATCATGTAATGCCTTTACTTTCTTGTGCAAATACTTGTGTCTGCCTTTCTGAAAGAACAATAATTATAAGCTGAAGTTTCTCGTTTTAACTAGGATGGAGATTACCATCAGAGTTGTCTTTCAAAATATGCAAAACCCATTAGTAAAATGCTTATCAATGAGGCTAGTTATCTTTCAGAGTCTACATATGTTGCTCCAGATCAGAACTCTGTTGTGAATTACCATCAGAGTTGCTCAAAATCCTCAGAAGCTAACAAACAGTTGAAAGATTCATGCAAGATAGCAATCAGAGAAGCATTGGTCAGTCAGGATGTTGTCAAAGATTCTAATTCATCATTTACCGATTCTCTTTGTTCAATGGTTCCCTGTAGCATTGATTCAGAAATTGGCAAGTCTTCGCTGGGCAACAAGAAAATTGATAACAGTAAAGTGATTACTGCTATTAAAAGCTCGAATATTGGTACAAAAATACCCTCGGAAAACGTCCAAACAAGTTCTGGTCAGAATGATGAAGAGATTGAGAGGAAGGAGAGTACTAAGTTGATTCTTTATGGTATTGCCAACAACTCCATTAATCCCAAATATCTATTGAAGCCCTTATGTGGAGAATTAATGCCTGGTTGTGCTTCTGCCAAAATTAATGAGCAACATTGTATCGACCAAGAACGAGATGAGGCTGCTGACAGTGGATCAACCTACTGGCTGTCAATTATCATTTATCATTTATCAACTTGGTCTGAAATTAGGAGTGAGCCATGAATTTTTGAGCTCGATGCTTTGATGTCGTTTTTGTATATAGACTATTAGACTCATCTAGGTTCTAAACTTCTAAATTAATTTGACGTCATTTTAGTAGACTTGAGCTATTTTCTACAGTAATTTTTATGTCATTTTTTATATGAATTTGATACATCTGCTTGCTACAATACtctctccgtcccaatcatttattcatttatttgtttttgattaaaatactcatcACAGAGAataaaaaaggcaaacaaatgaatAGGACAAAGAAAATATACATGTACGACATTTCTTCCCCTAATATCAAATCTTAGGTCTGTGAACGTTCTTTGCAAGTAAGGAGACTTGTAGAGTCATACAAGTCAGCAGTCAACACACTCTGAAATTTCAACAAAATAATTCATTGTCTACTACTAACTACTAGTAAGCATGTTCATTATCTAAGGACTAAGATTATATAATATGGTTGCATAATCAGCATCTTTATTATCTAACACCCAATTTTACTATTTGATCATCCTTGCTGTTCACAATGAATTGGCATCATCAAATCATCAAAACATCCCCTGCCTCTCTCTTTCTATTTTGTTTGCTTATCCTACCATTATCTGCAACTTGTAATAATGTCGAGAAAACCGTTGTTGCTCGTTGTATCGACCAAGAACGAGATGCTTTGCTCAAATTCAAACACCACATTCAATCTGATGATTAAGGGGGGTGGGGACAGTGGCGGATCTAGGATTTTAATCTAAACTAACTACTCTCACATATTGTTGGTTCACAATCGACATTTAGCCATTCATAATTCGTAACATTCCCACCACACGTCCACACGATGGTTCCGTGGATTTAACGTTATACAAAAGGCGTTGTGTTTGATCGAGTCATTGATTATGAGTCTTGTTGAAGTTCAGAAATTTTGTTTTCTTTCTCTTTGTACTTcaattaacattattattattattattattattat
Protein-coding sequences here:
- the LOC141618760 gene encoding uncharacterized protein LOC141618760 isoform X2 encodes the protein MATLPFRPPQFSDDAAWLPPWLQPNHSQSSMTPFLRDDDNFPNSLQNVDIPKGDNNLAKDSNLLLSGGSIHKPYNVLHFNLYLSTDGTSSINDTSQNDYQIC
- the LOC141618760 gene encoding uncharacterized protein LOC141618760 isoform X1, whose product is MATLPFRPPQFSDDAAWLPPWLQPNHSQSSMTPFLRDDDNFPNSLQNVDIPKGDNNLAKDSNLLLSGGSIHKPYNVCRLYLSGEDSSPITLTPCEKVLHFNLYLSTDGTSSINDTSQNDYQIC